From a single Paenibacillus sp. FSL W8-0426 genomic region:
- a CDS encoding aldo/keto reductase, producing MKYYFLGKSGLRVSELALGTMTFGTDWGWGAGTDEAQNMLDIYLDRGGNFVDTASGYTNGSSENMLGEILGERRKRIVLATKYTMNTHQGDPNAGGNHRKSMIRSVETSLSRMKTDYIDLLYLHSWDNTTPVEEVLRAMDDLVRAGKVLYVGISDTPAWQISRMQTIADLRGWSPLVALQNEHSLIERTSERELTPMAQEMGLGVVAWSPLANGLLTGKYSREDLQQPSKESEGWSSRVTMMANHGMLNERVFNIVDEVKKVADEVNAPAAHVALAWLRAQSSVTSILLGASKAGQLESNLDMLDVQLTEEQLQRLDTVSAIELGFPHKYLNDPANLWGVFGGVAVERR from the coding sequence ATGAAATACTATTTCTTAGGAAAAAGCGGATTACGCGTCTCGGAGCTTGCCCTTGGCACCATGACTTTCGGTACGGATTGGGGATGGGGCGCAGGCACGGATGAAGCCCAGAACATGCTGGACATTTATCTCGACCGGGGTGGAAATTTTGTCGATACGGCCAGTGGATACACGAACGGAAGCTCGGAAAACATGTTGGGTGAAATTTTGGGCGAGCGTCGTAAGCGCATCGTGCTTGCCACGAAATATACGATGAATACGCATCAAGGCGACCCGAATGCAGGCGGAAATCACAGAAAAAGCATGATTCGCTCGGTTGAAACAAGTTTGTCGCGAATGAAAACGGATTATATCGACCTGCTGTATCTACACTCCTGGGACAACACGACGCCGGTTGAGGAAGTGCTGCGCGCTATGGATGATCTTGTACGAGCGGGCAAGGTGCTTTATGTAGGGATATCGGATACGCCGGCCTGGCAGATTTCGCGGATGCAGACGATCGCCGACCTGAGAGGGTGGTCGCCTCTGGTTGCCCTGCAAAATGAACACAGTCTGATCGAGCGAACGTCGGAAAGAGAGCTCACTCCGATGGCTCAGGAGATGGGGCTTGGGGTTGTTGCCTGGTCGCCGCTGGCCAACGGTCTTTTGACCGGAAAATATTCAAGAGAGGATTTGCAGCAGCCAAGCAAGGAATCCGAAGGCTGGAGCTCGCGGGTAACCATGATGGCTAACCATGGTATGCTGAATGAGCGGGTATTTAATATTGTGGATGAAGTCAAAAAAGTAGCAGATGAAGTGAATGCTCCGGCAGCGCATGTAGCGTTGGCATGGCTGAGAGCACAATCGTCCGTGACATCCATTTTGCTGGGGGCAAGCAAAGCCGGACAGCTTGAAAGCAATTTGGATATGCTTGATGTGCAGCTTACGGAGGAACAACTGCAAAGGCTCGACACGGTAAGCGCGATTGAGCTCGGCTTTCCTCATAAATATTTAAATGATCCCGCAAATCTGTGGGGAGTCTTTGGTGGCGTAGCCGTCGAGCGCCGCTAA
- a CDS encoding DUF4190 domain-containing protein, producing the protein MPPPPPYMPLKTNGKSIAALVLGILSIMIPYLGFLIGIVAIIFAALALKELKVRMEQGKGLAIAGLVCGIIGTAIYAIIMLILLIVFFAAAAGSSYYGY; encoded by the coding sequence ATGCCACCGCCACCACCATATATGCCGCTGAAAACGAATGGCAAATCGATTGCCGCACTCGTTTTGGGGATATTGTCCATCATGATTCCATACCTTGGATTTTTGATCGGGATCGTTGCCATCATCTTTGCAGCACTGGCCCTCAAAGAACTCAAGGTTCGCATGGAGCAGGGGAAAGGGCTGGCCATCGCCGGTCTCGTCTGCGGAATCATCGGTACAGCGATTTATGCCATCATTATGTTGATTCTTCTCATTGTCTTCTTCGCGGCAGCTGCCGGAAGCAGTTATTACGGCTACTAA
- a CDS encoding YhgE/Pip domain-containing protein: MKSMTVFFRELGSALRKPKVIIPIIVVLFIPVLYSGMFLEAFWDPYGKMNELPVAVVNNDQGATYNEQTLEVGQNLVDELKKSDDFNWQFVSREQADEGMKDNAYYMTIVIPEDFSARATTLMDDHPEPAELIYEPNEGYNFLAGQIGGTAVKQIKAKVSAKVTETYTETLLDQVAVISNGLADAGDGAGQLSDGASRLHDGATTLKENLAKLASGAGELENGSQTLQTGAKQLAQGVGKLHDAASTLSGGLSRLSEAGDQLTVGAAKVSAGGQSLLSGANATRDGAAKLDAGLASSEEGAAKLTAGLQASVAGSGQVAEGAKAVAQGLEQLAQSSPQLAATPEVQKLLAASQAVAAGSEQVYQGGQQLVEGSRTLEAAQQQLHQGSSQLVQGQEQLLQGVSQLADGQDQLANNMKQFNAKLAEAAAGGAKLAQGTGQLNASTGRLTDGVQQLAGGIATVADGSRQLDEGAGKLNDATVKLADGSGTLADKLNEAAEETSSVTKTDELVSMYAQPVQVEEQKYNEVPNYGTGFSPYFMSLGLFVGALIATLVVPVRDGAVAEASSWNRFVSKTLAFSLMSAAQSLLASLLVLYGLGLEVQSVPLFLLFSFVTSLTFMFIIQALVTWLDNPGRFIAILMLIFQLTTSAGTFPLELIPDWMKGFNPWLPMTYSVTGYKAIISSGLFGVAWDQLGIMCIFAVIGLGATFAYFMKHRTGNVKQVQGEAAFHA; this comes from the coding sequence ATGAAATCAATGACTGTGTTTTTTCGGGAACTCGGGTCCGCCCTCAGAAAACCGAAAGTAATCATACCGATTATCGTTGTGCTGTTTATACCGGTGCTGTACAGCGGCATGTTTTTGGAAGCCTTCTGGGACCCTTACGGCAAAATGAACGAACTGCCTGTCGCGGTGGTCAACAATGACCAAGGAGCAACTTACAATGAGCAAACGCTGGAAGTCGGGCAGAATCTGGTCGACGAGCTGAAGAAAAGCGATGACTTCAACTGGCAGTTCGTCTCACGCGAACAGGCCGACGAGGGCATGAAGGATAACGCGTATTATATGACGATCGTAATCCCCGAGGACTTCTCCGCCCGTGCAACCACTTTGATGGACGATCATCCCGAGCCTGCCGAACTGATCTATGAACCAAACGAAGGATACAATTTTCTCGCAGGCCAGATCGGGGGAACGGCGGTAAAACAGATCAAAGCCAAAGTGTCCGCCAAAGTCACGGAAACCTATACGGAAACGTTGCTCGACCAGGTAGCCGTCATCTCGAACGGACTGGCAGATGCAGGGGACGGTGCCGGACAGTTGAGCGACGGCGCATCCCGTTTGCATGACGGCGCAACCACGCTCAAGGAAAATCTGGCGAAGCTCGCCAGCGGCGCGGGCGAGCTGGAAAACGGTTCGCAAACGCTGCAAACCGGCGCGAAACAATTGGCGCAAGGCGTCGGCAAACTGCATGACGCTGCATCTACCCTCTCGGGCGGTTTGTCCCGGTTGTCCGAAGCGGGAGACCAACTGACGGTAGGAGCCGCCAAAGTGTCCGCCGGAGGCCAGTCGCTGCTGAGCGGTGCCAATGCCACGCGTGACGGCGCAGCCAAGCTCGATGCAGGCCTGGCCTCGTCCGAGGAAGGCGCGGCGAAGCTCACCGCCGGACTACAGGCCTCGGTGGCGGGCAGCGGCCAAGTCGCCGAAGGCGCGAAAGCGGTGGCCCAAGGGCTCGAGCAGCTCGCGCAGAGCAGCCCGCAACTGGCGGCAACCCCCGAAGTGCAGAAGCTGCTCGCCGCAAGCCAGGCCGTTGCCGCAGGCAGCGAGCAGGTTTATCAGGGCGGGCAGCAGCTCGTTGAAGGCAGCCGGACGCTGGAAGCTGCCCAACAGCAGCTGCATCAGGGCAGTTCGCAGCTTGTGCAGGGCCAGGAGCAATTGCTGCAAGGGGTATCGCAGCTGGCCGATGGGCAGGATCAGCTCGCGAACAATATGAAGCAATTCAACGCCAAGCTGGCCGAAGCCGCGGCGGGTGGAGCAAAGCTCGCTCAGGGCACCGGACAGTTAAACGCCAGCACCGGTCGGCTCACCGATGGCGTGCAGCAGCTCGCTGGAGGCATCGCAACGGTTGCGGACGGCTCCCGCCAACTGGATGAAGGCGCGGGCAAACTCAACGATGCCACCGTCAAGCTGGCTGACGGATCGGGTACGCTTGCCGACAAGCTAAATGAAGCAGCAGAGGAAACGTCCAGCGTCACCAAAACAGATGAACTTGTATCCATGTACGCGCAGCCGGTTCAGGTCGAAGAACAGAAATATAATGAAGTTCCGAACTATGGTACGGGATTCTCGCCTTATTTCATGTCCCTGGGTCTATTCGTCGGTGCGCTGATCGCCACACTGGTCGTGCCGGTGCGTGACGGCGCCGTGGCTGAAGCCAGCAGCTGGAATCGGTTCGTCAGCAAAACGCTGGCATTCAGCCTCATGAGCGCGGCGCAGTCGCTGCTGGCCTCCCTGCTTGTGCTTTACGGACTCGGGCTGGAGGTCCAAAGCGTTCCGCTCTTCCTGCTGTTCAGCTTTGTGACCAGCTTGACGTTCATGTTCATCATACAAGCGCTGGTGACCTGGCTGGATAACCCGGGACGTTTCATCGCCATTCTGATGTTGATATTCCAACTGACCACCAGTGCCGGAACCTTCCCGCTGGAGCTCATTCCAGATTGGATGAAAGGCTTCAATCCATGGCTGCCGATGACCTATTCGGTGACAGGCTACAAAGCGATCATTAGCAGCGGCTTGTTCGGCGTAGCCTGGGATCAACTCGGGATCATGTGCATTTTTGCCGTCATCGGCCTTGGTGCCACGTTTGCGTATTTCATGAAACACCGTACAGGGAACGTCAAACAAGTTCAAGGTGAAGCGGCGTTTCATGCTTAG
- a CDS encoding TetR/AcrR family transcriptional regulator, translating to MADINRRQQVVSAAEKSFSLFGYKATTMEQVARLAHVGKGTIYNFFENKEELFREILHSIIADMKRITEQTVKEEHSFLDNVHESMDALLEYRQEHELLLKLFQEVHDFGTPQAKEGLQKVETAILEYLERQVKRAMTLGQIRQEDPKIVAFVLFKLYVTLASDWNKVHPALHKEQIKAFVGPFLKNGLSPT from the coding sequence ATGGCCGATATCAACCGAAGGCAGCAGGTCGTCTCCGCTGCGGAGAAATCCTTCTCCCTGTTTGGCTATAAGGCAACGACCATGGAGCAAGTGGCCAGACTGGCGCATGTGGGCAAAGGCACGATTTACAATTTTTTCGAAAACAAAGAAGAGCTGTTCCGCGAAATTTTGCACTCCATCATTGCCGACATGAAACGAATTACGGAGCAAACCGTGAAAGAAGAGCACTCTTTTCTCGACAATGTGCATGAGAGCATGGATGCTTTGCTGGAGTACAGGCAGGAGCACGAGCTGCTGCTGAAGCTCTTTCAGGAGGTTCATGATTTCGGTACGCCGCAGGCGAAGGAAGGGCTGCAAAAGGTGGAAACGGCGATCCTCGAATATTTGGAGCGGCAGGTCAAACGTGCAATGACATTGGGACAGATCAGGCAGGAGGACCCGAAGATCGTCGCATTTGTGCTGTTTAAGCTGTACGTCACCCTGGCCTCCGATTGGAACAAAGTGCATCCTGCGCTCCATAAGGAGCAGATTAAGGCATTTGTCGGGCCGTTCCTCAAGAACGGACTATCCCCGACTTAG
- a CDS encoding DUF6709 family protein: protein MQEQYALEKKRVIRGFLIAAVLATLVLGGFIVSGLVNNAKYAEGPRDLNHLDPGTLKAGDYVEVQFEKMHQAFARYYMQREGNDLEVNHYLYYIYPYQEKGLIVQVLAQHSSRYDQLAYSSNNGELSVDTTIYNTGSMQKIDPEIKGHATEYMKELTGTEKPFEEEFWPYMLNLDIPKEIGEDQSSFILQILGGIYLGIMLLVGLIVLGRLSVLKHKYRQY from the coding sequence TTGCAAGAACAATATGCTTTAGAGAAGAAGAGAGTCATACGTGGCTTTCTGATTGCAGCTGTGTTGGCCACACTCGTGCTCGGAGGTTTTATCGTCTCGGGTTTGGTCAACAACGCGAAGTATGCGGAGGGGCCCAGAGATTTGAACCATTTGGATCCTGGAACCCTAAAGGCAGGGGACTACGTCGAGGTACAGTTCGAGAAGATGCACCAAGCTTTTGCCAGGTATTATATGCAGCGGGAAGGAAATGATCTGGAGGTGAATCACTACCTGTATTACATCTATCCTTATCAAGAAAAAGGACTCATTGTGCAAGTGCTCGCACAACATTCATCCCGATACGACCAGCTTGCGTATTCTTCGAATAATGGCGAACTGTCTGTGGATACCACGATATACAACACGGGCAGTATGCAAAAGATAGACCCCGAGATTAAGGGGCACGCCACTGAATATATGAAGGAACTTACGGGTACCGAAAAACCATTCGAGGAAGAGTTCTGGCCTTATATGCTTAATTTGGACATTCCTAAGGAAATTGGAGAGGATCAGTCGTCGTTCATACTTCAAATTCTGGGAGGCATTTATCTAGGCATTATGCTATTGGTCGGTCTAATCGTACTCGGAAGATTGAGTGTGCTGAAGCATAAATACCGTCAGTATTAA
- a CDS encoding TetR/AcrR family transcriptional regulator has translation MIVYYSAMRYKDKNKNEAIFQATIQLLNEIGFSEISMSKIAKRAQVSPGTIYVYFENKEDMLRKLFLNVEQKISSSMFQGVHHPMPVKERFERIMSNYIEFILNHKDEFLFYEQFCNSPLVENLFLEDSSLMFQPFYTLIEEGKEQKLLKDYDTMLLLVLIYAPVTELAKQYYRKEFEFNDKNVKDLIQSSWDAVKA, from the coding sequence ATGATCGTTTATTATTCAGCCATGAGATATAAGGACAAAAATAAAAATGAAGCTATTTTTCAAGCAACCATTCAACTTTTGAACGAGATCGGCTTCTCTGAAATTTCCATGTCTAAAATTGCCAAACGGGCTCAGGTATCACCAGGAACGATTTATGTTTACTTCGAAAACAAGGAGGACATGCTGAGGAAGCTGTTTTTGAACGTCGAGCAAAAGATTAGTTCGAGTATGTTCCAGGGTGTCCATCATCCAATGCCGGTCAAGGAAAGATTTGAACGGATTATGAGCAACTATATTGAATTCATTCTTAACCATAAAGATGAATTTCTCTTCTATGAACAATTTTGCAATTCACCGCTTGTCGAAAATTTGTTTCTAGAAGACTCCAGTTTGATGTTCCAGCCTTTTTATACATTGATTGAGGAAGGCAAAGAACAGAAGTTGCTTAAAGATTACGATACCATGCTGCTATTAGTTTTGATTTATGCTCCTGTTACCGAACTGGCCAAGCAATATTACAGAAAAGAATTTGAATTTAATGATAAAAATGTGAAGGACTTGATTCAATCGAGTTGGGACGCTGTTAAAGCATAA
- a CDS encoding DUF4190 domain-containing protein, whose amino-acid sequence MEQHQPGWNQHRLTPPPPYGPKTNGKSIAALVLGILSIITPYVGLLIGIAAIIFASLSLKEIQRNLEQGRGMAIAGLVCGIIGTLIYAILFVLLLFMVFLFNEVSMSGGDVGIIGM is encoded by the coding sequence TTGGAACAGCATCAACCTGGTTGGAATCAGCATAGATTAACCCCACCTCCGCCTTATGGACCAAAGACGAACGGTAAATCCATTGCCGCTTTGGTCTTGGGCATATTATCGATCATCACTCCGTACGTGGGGCTCCTGATCGGCATTGCTGCCATTATTTTTGCGTCGTTGTCTCTTAAAGAGATCCAACGCAATCTGGAACAAGGACGGGGAATGGCCATTGCGGGCCTGGTATGCGGCATCATCGGCACGCTTATTTATGCGATACTGTTTGTGCTACTTTTGTTTATGGTCTTTTTGTTCAACGAGGTATCCATGTCGGGTGGTGACGTGGGGATTATAGGGATGTAA